Proteins co-encoded in one Williamwhitmania taraxaci genomic window:
- a CDS encoding aminotransferase class IV, translating into MENPSTYKSWCCLNGEFFDPEKPLLTLQNRGFCYGDTLFETLHAFGTEPRHFQLHYRRLMAGMEVLGMLVPPAFAQEQLYGLTVKLLNKVRIFTSARVRLTVFRNDGGLYTPASDEVSFTIEASPLEQQKYLLNEKGIFIDLYPEMVKPQNILSSFKTGNALLFVMAARYKKSNGLGDCIILNSEGKLVEATSSNLFLIKGKNLYTPRLSDGCIAGVMRQKVIELAPKIGLTVNENCSLTEANLLASDEIFLTNAVSGIRWVMGYRDRRYFCSHTKKLNVMLNKETFEI; encoded by the coding sequence ATGGAAAATCCATCCACATACAAGAGCTGGTGCTGCTTAAACGGAGAGTTCTTCGACCCCGAGAAGCCACTTCTGACGCTTCAAAACAGAGGCTTCTGCTATGGGGATACTCTCTTTGAAACCCTTCATGCATTTGGAACCGAACCACGCCACTTCCAACTCCACTATCGCAGATTAATGGCCGGGATGGAGGTTCTCGGCATGCTAGTTCCCCCAGCCTTTGCCCAGGAGCAACTCTATGGATTAACGGTAAAACTGCTGAATAAAGTTAGAATTTTCACCAGTGCACGTGTAAGGCTTACGGTGTTCCGAAACGATGGTGGATTATACACCCCCGCCTCCGACGAAGTCTCTTTTACAATAGAAGCATCACCCTTGGAGCAACAAAAATACCTCCTTAACGAAAAAGGCATTTTTATTGACCTCTACCCAGAGATGGTTAAGCCCCAGAATATACTGTCGTCCTTTAAAACAGGAAACGCATTGCTCTTTGTTATGGCAGCGAGGTATAAGAAAAGCAACGGATTGGGCGATTGTATTATCCTCAACTCCGAAGGTAAGCTGGTGGAGGCTACCAGCTCCAACCTATTTCTGATTAAGGGCAAGAACCTTTATACGCCTCGACTTTCGGATGGATGCATCGCTGGGGTAATGCGCCAAAAAGTGATTGAATTAGCTCCAAAAATTGGATTAACGGTGAATGAAAACTGCTCATTGACAGAAGCAAACCTGCTAGCCTCAGACGAAATCTTCCTTACCAATGCTGTTTCGGGAATACGATGGGTAATGGGCTATCGGGATCGGCGATACTTTTGTTCCCACACCAAGAAGTTGAATGTAATGTTGAATAAAGAAACCTTCGAAATCTAG
- a CDS encoding D-glycero-alpha-D-manno-heptose-1,7-bisphosphate 7-phosphatase, with the protein MQKAIFLDRDGVLNSDEGHYYVYRVDDLILNPGVIEALSALQEKGYLLIVVSNQGGVGRGEYTRQQVNAFHGKLEQILASARVKLTEIYYCPHHESTSKCLCRKPQPLMIEKAVARYNIDIKASFLIGDSPRDIEAAKAAGVKGILVKTNGNLLDGIKEIP; encoded by the coding sequence ATGCAAAAAGCTATTTTTCTAGACCGAGATGGGGTGCTCAACAGCGACGAGGGGCACTACTACGTTTATAGGGTTGACGATCTTATTTTGAACCCCGGTGTGATTGAGGCACTCTCGGCTCTTCAAGAAAAAGGATACCTGCTAATTGTGGTTAGCAACCAAGGAGGAGTTGGACGCGGTGAATACACTCGCCAACAGGTGAATGCCTTTCACGGGAAACTGGAGCAAATATTGGCTTCGGCCAGAGTTAAACTCACGGAGATATACTACTGTCCTCACCACGAATCTACAAGCAAGTGCCTCTGCCGCAAGCCGCAACCATTAATGATTGAGAAAGCTGTCGCACGCTACAACATTGATATCAAGGCCTCGTTTTTAATTGGCGATAGTCCTCGCGACATTGAAGCAGCCAAAGCCGCAGGTGTTAAGGGGATCCTCGTTAAGACTAACGGAAATCTGCTAGACGGTATTAAGGAAATCCCTTAA
- a CDS encoding rhomboid family intramembrane serine protease: MISITLIILIVTIAISYWGLTNKEVFNKLSLIPYRTIHKKEYYRVFTHAFLHADYMHLGVNMFVFYSFGTYVENIFNQLQENGVIRSAAVTYLTLYIGGIVIATLTSIKKHKDNPYYVSIGASGAVSAVVFTSIFFAPWQMLYFFFVIPIPGIVFGVLYLLYTTYMSKKSGDNINHDAHLTGALFGFLFPLLINPKLFLYFLAALGL, from the coding sequence ATGATTAGCATAACGCTTATTATTCTCATAGTAACCATAGCCATTTCTTACTGGGGATTGACAAATAAAGAGGTATTCAACAAGCTAAGCCTGATACCTTACCGAACCATCCACAAGAAAGAGTACTATCGTGTTTTTACACATGCATTTCTACATGCCGATTACATGCACCTTGGGGTAAACATGTTTGTATTCTATTCCTTTGGTACTTACGTGGAGAATATTTTCAATCAGCTGCAAGAGAACGGGGTGATTAGATCGGCAGCAGTTACGTACCTCACCTTATACATTGGGGGCATAGTAATTGCAACCCTTACCTCCATAAAAAAGCACAAGGACAACCCTTACTACGTTTCCATTGGAGCCTCAGGAGCCGTTTCGGCAGTAGTATTCACCTCTATTTTTTTTGCCCCTTGGCAGATGCTCTACTTCTTTTTCGTAATTCCTATTCCAGGGATAGTATTCGGAGTATTATACCTGCTTTATACCACTTACATGAGTAAAAAGAGTGGTGACAATATTAACCACGACGCCCACTTAACCGGTGCTCTTTTTGGATTTCTTTTTCCTCTACTTATTAATCCAAAACTCTTTTTATACTTCCTAGCGGCACTAGGTCTATAA
- a CDS encoding AMP nucleosidase, which produces MKTKEEIVENWLPRYTGMKLEEFGSHIVLTNFGYYLHLFCEWNNVEVADPTANMPAVTAGNITMINFGMGSPNAATIMDLLFAVHPKAVLFLGKCGGLKKKNSLGDLILPIAAIRSDGTSNDYLPPEIPALPAFNMQRALSSAIRNNGRDYWTGTVYTTNRRVWEFDERFKNYLTKTRAMAIDMETATIFVVGFANEIPCGALLLVSDQPMISDGVKTSASDKRVSDSFVEDHLRIGLEAMHEIINNGESVKHLRF; this is translated from the coding sequence ATGAAGACAAAAGAAGAAATTGTGGAAAACTGGCTCCCTCGATATACAGGAATGAAACTCGAAGAGTTTGGCTCGCATATAGTGCTTACAAACTTCGGCTACTACTTGCACCTCTTTTGTGAATGGAATAATGTAGAGGTTGCTGATCCCACCGCCAACATGCCAGCTGTAACCGCCGGCAATATTACCATGATCAACTTTGGTATGGGTAGCCCCAATGCAGCCACCATCATGGACCTACTCTTTGCAGTGCATCCCAAGGCCGTTCTCTTTTTGGGCAAGTGCGGGGGGTTAAAGAAGAAGAATAGTCTTGGCGACCTAATACTACCCATTGCAGCCATTCGAAGCGATGGAACCTCCAACGATTACTTACCTCCAGAAATACCCGCTCTACCCGCCTTTAACATGCAGCGGGCGCTCTCTTCGGCTATTCGGAATAATGGAAGAGACTACTGGACCGGAACCGTATACACCACCAACCGTCGAGTGTGGGAATTCGACGAACGGTTCAAGAATTATCTCACAAAAACCAGAGCCATGGCCATCGATATGGAAACGGCCACTATCTTTGTGGTTGGTTTTGCCAACGAAATACCATGCGGAGCCTTACTTCTTGTATCGGACCAACCTATGATCTCGGACGGAGTAAAAACTTCGGCCAGCGACAAACGGGTAAGCGACAGCTTTGTGGAGGACCACTTAAGAATTGGATTAGAGGCCATGCACGAAATTATTAACAACGGTGAATCCGTAAAACACCTGAGATTCTAG
- the holA gene encoding DNA polymerase III subunit delta, with translation MAKNNAVGEYQRIIKDLKAKIYKPIYVLMGEEAYYIDQITNYISANVLSDAEKAFNQLTLYGKDVDAAAIINAARKFPMMGTHQVIIVKEAQNLKAIGDLDMYVQAPQKSTILVIAAKHKAIDKRTKFLKKAAEIGEVFESSKLYDSDIPQWISTYLKAKDITISEKAAFLLKEYLGTDLSKIANELEKLMITLPAGSKSINDDNVIQNIGISKDYNTFELNKAISNRDMLKGLMIADYFARNPKDNPMVLTIISLFNHFSKLLTYHMLKDKSKESVAAKLKINPYFVNDYKSAAQNFSATKTVQVINLLREYDMKSKGWGGNTSSDGELLKELLLKILY, from the coding sequence ATGGCAAAAAATAATGCAGTAGGAGAATACCAACGAATTATAAAAGATCTGAAAGCAAAGATCTACAAGCCCATCTATGTGCTGATGGGAGAAGAGGCCTACTACATCGACCAAATTACCAATTACATTTCGGCAAACGTGCTATCGGATGCCGAGAAAGCGTTCAATCAACTCACCCTTTACGGAAAGGATGTGGATGCTGCTGCCATTATTAATGCAGCACGCAAGTTCCCAATGATGGGCACCCACCAAGTGATTATTGTTAAGGAGGCACAAAATCTGAAGGCAATTGGCGACTTGGATATGTATGTGCAAGCCCCCCAAAAATCGACCATCCTAGTAATTGCGGCAAAGCATAAGGCAATCGACAAGCGAACGAAATTCCTTAAGAAAGCCGCCGAAATTGGGGAGGTTTTTGAATCGTCGAAGCTGTATGATAGCGATATTCCGCAATGGATATCCACCTACCTGAAGGCGAAAGACATTACAATATCCGAAAAAGCTGCTTTTTTGCTGAAGGAGTACCTTGGAACCGATCTCTCTAAGATTGCCAACGAGCTGGAGAAACTCATGATTACCCTTCCTGCTGGAAGTAAGTCGATTAACGACGACAACGTTATTCAGAATATAGGAATAAGCAAAGATTATAACACTTTTGAACTCAACAAAGCTATTTCGAATAGGGATATGCTCAAGGGGCTCATGATTGCCGATTACTTTGCACGTAACCCAAAGGACAATCCAATGGTTCTCACAATTATCTCTCTATTCAATCACTTCTCAAAGTTATTGACCTACCACATGCTGAAGGACAAATCGAAGGAGAGCGTTGCCGCAAAGCTTAAAATAAACCCATATTTTGTGAACGATTACAAATCGGCTGCGCAAAACTTTTCTGCAACTAAAACAGTCCAGGTGATAAACCTGCTCCGTGAATACGATATGAAGTCGAAAGGTTGGGGAGGCAACACATCCTCCGACGGAGAGTTGCTGAAAGAATTACTCCTTAAAATTTTATACTAA
- a CDS encoding cupin domain-containing protein, which translates to MQLDHYKSLYLSKKRKTEEKKKFHTLLPKHKNRKPMEIVTRKPNDAEKRLAQDWTIWTKEVSEFPWHYDEKETCYILEGQANVIDTEGNSIVFGPGDWVEFPKGVNCTWKINSPIKKRYFFG; encoded by the coding sequence TATACCTTTCAAAGAAAAGAAAAACTGAAGAGAAAAAAAAATTTCATACTTTGCTACCCAAACACAAAAACAGAAAACCCATGGAGATCGTAACTAGAAAGCCAAACGATGCAGAAAAACGGCTAGCCCAAGACTGGACCATCTGGACGAAAGAGGTTTCAGAGTTCCCTTGGCATTACGACGAAAAAGAAACCTGCTATATACTCGAAGGTCAAGCAAACGTGATAGATACTGAGGGGAACAGCATAGTCTTTGGACCTGGAGATTGGGTTGAATTTCCAAAAGGAGTTAACTGCACATGGAAAATAAACTCACCCATTAAAAAACGCTATTTTTTCGGGTAA